In Heptranchias perlo isolate sHepPer1 chromosome 21, sHepPer1.hap1, whole genome shotgun sequence, the following proteins share a genomic window:
- the LOC137340395 gene encoding deleted in malignant brain tumors 1 protein-like → MNNAEVVCRQIGCGEAVATLSVAHFGPGTGEIVLDDIKCQGDEQYLWNCPNNGWLSHNCQHIEDVAVNCSAALETQSSTVHLSCSTNYLEAVVNKSDLYLLGYTENDVFLNDPSCRPVISGQNVTFTIPLNSCGTMQQEINGNIIYSNTIRLSPSESVIAHQITLQINIGCEMQQDTVIKVMYWTEDDITWNKPNSSKFDIRMAFYDSASFTSPVLVSPYYVYLSQELFLQVSLHSSDTDLVVFVDTCTASRYSFDWTYDLIKNG, encoded by the exons ATGAACAATGCAGAAGTGGTGTGTCGACAAATAGGATGTGGTGAAGCTGTTGCTACACTTTCGGTGGCTCACTTTGGTCCTGGTACTGGTGAAATTGTCTTGGATGATATTAAATGTCAAGGAGATGAACAGTATTTGTGGAACTGTCCAAACAATGGCTGGCTTTCACACAACTGTCAGCACATTGAGGATGTTGCAGTAAATTGCTCAG CTGCACTTGAAACTCAAAGTTCAACAG TACATTTATCCTGCTCAACAAATTACCTGGAAGCAGTAGTTAACAAGTCAGATCTCTATTTACTGGGTTATACCGAGAATGATGTTTTCTTGAATGATCCAAGCTGCAGGCCAGTAATCTCAGGTCAAAATGTGACATTCACTATACCACTTAACAGCTGTGGCACAATGCAGCAG GAAATCAATGGCAATATAATTTATTCCAACACCATCAGACTTTCACCGTCTGAATCAGTTATAGCTCACCAAATAACATTACAGATCAACATAGGCTGTGAAATGCAGCAGGACACAGTCATTAAAGTAATGTACTGGACTGAAGATGACATAACATGGAACAAACCAAACTCCAGCAAGTTTGACATCAGAATGGCATTTTATGACTCTGCATCATTTACCAGTCCAGTGCTAGTGTCACCGTATTATGTGTACCTCAGCCAGGAGTTATTCCTCCAAGTTAGTCTCCACAGCTCAGACACAGATCTTGTAGTATTTGTGGATACCTGTACAGCATCTCGTTATTCCTTCGATTGGACCTATGACCTAATCAAGAATGGGTAA